CTCGATAGCAGCCTGTACATCATGAACCCGCACGATATGCGCTCCCGCAAGAACAGCTGCAACGTTCGCTGCAGTCGTTGTATTGAGTCGCGAGTCTTCCTTTTGAGTTGCAAGCATACGCACAAGGAAGCTCTTGCGGGAAGCCCCGACAAGAATAGGCAATCCAAGCTGATGCATCTCTTCAAGATGAGCGAGGATCGGAAAGTTTTCATCGAGTCGCTTGCCGAAGCCGATTCCAGGGTCAATAACAATGCGGTCGCGCTCTATACCGGTGGCCTCTGCTGCGGCGATTCGGTCACTGAGATTCTTGAGGATCATCGGCATCACCTCATCCTGTGAAAGAGGTGGAAGCGTGCGCCACTCTGAGGGTTTGCCGCGAGCGTGCATCAGAATACTGCCGCAGCGCAGACGGGCACAGGTGTGTGCCATCTCCTGATCCCAGAGATGACCGCTGACATCGTTGACGATCTCTGCTCCTGCTTCGATGGCGCGCTGCGCAGTGCCGGCATGGAAAGTATCGATAGAAAGAATCGCCTGTGGCCGTTCGCGCAGGATGGCTTCGATCACCGGCATCACCCGCGTTTGCTCTTCTTCGGCAGAGAGCGGCGTCGCGCCCGGGCGTGTGGACTCACCGCCGATATCGATGATGTCTGCTCCCTGATCGAGCATGGAGAGTGCGTGTTCGAGCGCCCGTTGCGGAGCCTCCTCCGGCGTGTAAAAGTGCCCGCCATCCGAGAAGGAATCGGG
This portion of the Edaphobacter sp. 4G125 genome encodes:
- the folP gene encoding dihydropteroate synthase is translated as MPFVARPHARWKLQTRSLELGRRTLVMGILNVTPDSFSDGGHFYTPEEAPQRALEHALSMLDQGADIIDIGGESTRPGATPLSAEEEQTRVMPVIEAILRERPQAILSIDTFHAGTAQRAIEAGAEIVNDVSGHLWDQEMAHTCARLRCGSILMHARGKPSEWRTLPPLSQDEVMPMILKNLSDRIAAAEATGIERDRIVIDPGIGFGKRLDENFPILAHLEEMHQLGLPILVGASRKSFLVRMLATQKEDSRLNTTTAANVAAVLAGAHIVRVHDVQAAIEATSVADRLLEGLR